ACGCGCTACTACTACTTCGGCAATCATCTCGGTCACGTTGGAGCCGATCATGTGAGCACCTAGCCACTCGCCGTACTTCTTGTCGAAGATAACTTTCACGAAGCCATCTTTTACGCCGCCAGCGCTGGCTTTACCCGACGCGGAGAAGGGGAATTTACCCACCAGCACGTCGTAACCTTGCTTTTTGGCTTCGGCTTCGGTGAGGCCCACCGAGGCAATTTCCGGGGATGCGTAGGTGCAGCCGGGAATGTTCTGGTAGTTGAGCGGCTCGGGGTGGTGACCGGTGATGGCCTCCACGCAGATGATGCCCTCCGCCGAAGCAACGTGCGCCAGTGCCGGACCGGGAATGATGTCGCCGATGGCGTAGATGCCGGGCACGTTGGTGCGGTAGAAGTCGTCCACAATCACGCGGCCACGCTCGGTTTTGATACCTAGCTCTTCCAGACCGATGTTCTCAATGTTAGTCACCACACCGGCGGCTGACAGCACCACATCGCAGTCGATCTGTTGGTCGCCTTGAGCCGTTTTGATAGTCACTTTGCAGCCAGGGCCGCTAGTGTCTACTTTGGTTACCTCAGCGCTGGTCAGCACCTTGATACCCATCTTGGTGAAGGATTTCTCCATCTGCTTCGACACCTCTTCGTCCTCGATCGGCACGATGCGGGGCAGGAATTCTACCACCGTCACTTCCGACCCCATCGAGCGGTAGAAGTAGGCAAACTCAACGCCGATGGCGCCTGAACCTACTACTACCAAGCGCTTCGGCATTTGCTCCAGCGTCATGGCTTTGCGGTAGCCAATGATCTTTTTGTCGTCAATCGGCATGGCAGGTAGCTCGCGCGAGCGGGCACCAGTTGCCAGAATGATGTGCTTGGCCTCCACGGTTTCCTTGCTACCGTCGGCTTTCGTCACCTCCACTTTGCCGGGGGCGAGCAGCTTGCCCACGCCCGAAACGGTTTCAATTTTATTTTTCTTGAACAAGAAGTTGATGCCTTTGCTCATGCCATCGGCTACGCCGCGGCTGCGCTGAATCACAGCACCAAAGTCATAGCTAGCGCCTTCGACCTTCAGGCCGTAGTCGCTCGCATGGTTCATGTATTCAAACACTTGGGCACTCTTGAGCAGTGCCTTCGTCGGGATGCAGCCCCAGTTGAGACAGATACCGCCGAGCGACTCCCGCTCTACCACGCCTACTTTCAGCCCGAGCTGCGAAGCCCGAATAGCGGCTACGTAGCCGCCGGGGCCGCTGCCGATAACGACCAGGTCGTATTGCAATGCCATGTTAATTGTCTTGAAGAGAACAGATTAGTAAAGAGAACCGCGCCGGGCCGGGGCCGGGAGGCGCGACAAAGATAACCAGCGTTTGCTACCCACCATAACCTAGGGTCGATGGCTAATGTTAGAGCAGCTACAAAGTAGAAATGATCAATAGTTACCCCTTCAAACACTTCTGCTACGTAGAAAGTGCAAACCGGCCACCGGCGCCACCTTCTCACCATACCACGATGAAACACGCTTTACTTACCATACTTTCTGGGTTTTCTACGCTGCTGCTTACCACGCAGTGCGCCACCACCACCGAAGCCGAAAAACCAAGCCTAGAAGCGCGACGCGCCCTTCTCTCGGAGAAGCCTGAGCCCCGCGTGCGCGACTCCGTAGGTGTTGACACCACCGGCGCTTCCGCCACCGCACCCGACGCGAAGGTTTCGGCCACGCAGCGCCCCTAGCTTTTACTTTATCAAGAATTGTGGAACGTCATGCTGAGCTTGCCGAAGCATCTCGCGTGCTGACGTTGCGATAGTAATCTGATTACCATTGCACGCGAGATGCTTCGGCAAGCTCAGCGTGACGTTCACATTCTACTTTACATCTTACGTGAGCTATTCTCTATAGCTTCCCCCCAAATAGAAGCTTGAGGTAAAAGCTAGGTTGGCGCAGCCGTTCGCGCAGATCCAAATCGACGAACATGCTCGACAACGTCGCGGCTAATGTGGGGTTGTTCGTGGCGCGGTTGGCTATGAAGTTGAATAGCCATGGATAATTCAGCAGCCGCTGCATGGCGTGGCTCAGGCGTAGCTCCTGCCCGAGCCGACGGTACACAGCTGCATCGTACTGGCGCAGAAAGCTAGGGGTAACATCTTGAGCGGCCAGGGCCTTGGCTGCCCAGTCGGCTGCGTGGCGCCCACTGACCATGGCGTGGCTAATACCTTCGCCGGTAAACGGGTCGATGAGCGAACCGGCGTCGCCGAGCAGCATATATCCCTCGCCTGACAGCATCCTACGCTTTGAGCCGAGTGGCAGACCAAAGCCTCGGACCGGGCCTAGGCGCTCGGCATTCGCGAAGCGGTTTTTTAGTGCTGGGTGCGTCACGAGCATTTCGTTTAAACGTTCACGCAGGTTTACTTTTTTGCTCGAAACAGCCTCCGTCAGCATGCCTACGCCTACGTTGGCCTGCCCGTTTGGCAAAGGAAAGATCCAGAGGTACCCGGGCAAAAACTCTTCGAGAAAGTGTAGCTCAATGAAATTTTCCGCGTTCATGCCCGTCACGCCCTGGTAGTAGGTGCGCAAGCCGGCACAATGATGCGCCGGCTCTAGCGCATGCCCGGCTATTTGGCGGGCAAAAGCTGATTGCGCGCCATTGGCTACTAGTAGCAGCTTAGCCGAAATTTCGACAGCGCCATCGGCCGTACCTAGGTCCCAGCGGCCTTCCTTGGTGCACTCGTGACGTACGATGTCTACGCCTTCGAGCAGCTCAATTTCGGGACGGCGACGCACTTCCTCGATCAGAAAATTGTCGAAGTCGAGGCGCTTGGCGACATGGCCTACCACGTCGGTGGTGCCGCCAGTCGTAGGCTTGAAAGGGATGCTGAGCCGTCGGCCGTTTGGGGCAAAGAAGTCGATACCCCAGGCGGGCACTTGCATGGGCGAAGCGGCGAGCTTACCCGGCAGATCGGCACCAATGCGGCGCAACTCCATGATGACTTTGCCGCTGAGTGCGTCGCCGCAGATCTTATCCCGCGGAAAGGTGGCACGGTCTACCAGAAGGCAGCGGTGGCCGGCGTTAGCTAGGTGCAGGGCGGCGGTAGCGCCACCCGGTCCGGCCCCAAGAATGCAAATGTCGACTTCACGCATGAACAATAGCAGTTAGCTGATAGCCATTGGTGGCTAGCGTCTCAACCATAACAGCGCTGCAAGCTACGCACTTGATTGCTTTGCCCAGACTTTCTACAAAAGCTAGCGGCTAACAGCCGGATGCTAACAGCTCCATTTACTACCTTCGCCGCATGACAAAAATGCTCGACGGAAAAACCGCCCTCGTCACGGGCGCTTCCAAAGGAATCGGCCGCGCTATTGCGGCGCATTTCGCTCAGCTAGGTGCCAATGTGGCGTTCACCTACCTTTCCAGCGTGGAAAAAGGCCAGCAGCTCGAACAGGAACTGGCGGCGTACGGCACCAAAATCAAAGGTTTCCGCTCCGATGCTTCCGACTACGCCCAGGCTGAAAAGCTAGTCGACGATGTGGTAGCCGAGTTCGGCAAGCTAGATATTCTAGTAAACAACGCTGGCATCACGCAAGATGGCTTGCTCATGCGCATGAGTGAGCAGCAGTGGGATCAAGTGCTGAACGTGAACCTCAAGTCGGTTTTCAACCTCACCAAAGCGGCCACTAAGCCTATGATGCGCGCCAAAGCAGGCAGCATCATCAACATGACATCGGTCGTGGGCATCAAAGGCAACGCCGGCCAGGCCAACTACGCCGCTTCGAAAGCGGGCATCATTGGCTTCACCAAATCGGTGGCCTTGGAGCTAGGTTCGCGCAATATCCGCTGCAATGCCATTGCGCCCGGCTTCATCGAAACCGAGATGACCGGCGCCCTCGACCCCAAGCAAGTTGACGAGTGGCGCAAGGCTATTCCGCTCAAGCGTGGTGGCTCGCCGGAAGATGTTGCCAAAGCCACGGCTTTCCTAGCTTCGGATGATTCCGCGTACATCACCGGCCAAGTGTTGCAGGTCGACGGTGGCATGCTGACCTAGGTTTTTCTTTCCTTTTTCTGAACAAGATTAAAACGTGTCGGGTTGTTAGGCCTTGGTTAAAAGGGCTTGGCAACCCGACACTTCGTTGTGTGTAGCGCGAACTCAGTCGTTCGCGTATCGCCGCACCATCCATCTAGTCGTCGTTCTGCGATACGCGCGCTCCAGAGTTCGCGCTACAATCAATCTGTTTCTAATGAAATCAAAACTTGCACTTGTGCCCCTCACGCTAGGCGGGCTCGGCATCGGCATGACCGAGTTTGTCATGATGGGTATTCTGCCGGATATCGCTCACGCCATGCACATTTCCATTCCTACGGCGGGGCACTTCATCTCGGCGTATGCACTAGGCGTGGTGGTAGGGGCGCCGCTGCTGGTGGCCCTCACGGGCAAGCTGCCCCCAAAACAGATCCTGGCCTTGCTCATGGGCTTGTTTGCGCTAGGCAATGGGCTTTCGGTATTTGCACCTAGCTACGGCATCATGCTCCTAACGCGCTTTATTTCTGGCCTGCCGCACGGCGCCTTCTTTGGTGTGGGTGCTGTGGTAGCCGGACGCTTAGCAACACCGGGCAAAGAAGCGCAGGCGGTGTCCATCATGTTTGCCGGGTTGACCATCGCCAATATTATCGGCGTACCCATCGGCACCTACCTAGGGCATAACTTCAGCTGGCGTATTCCTTTCGTGCTGATCGTAGTGGTGGCGTTGGTAACCGTAGTAAGCGTGCGTCGCTTGCTCCCCGATCTGCCGGCCAAAAACACGCGCCTGCAAGATGAGTTTCACGCTTTCACCAAGCTAGAGCCCTGGATGATCATTGCCATTACGGTGCTCGGCAACGGTGGCTTTTTCGCGTGGTTCAGCTACATCGTGCCGCTGTTTACGGAGGTAGCAGGCTTCAGCAACAATGCCGTGACGTTTCTGATGGTGCTGGCTGGCGTGGGTATGGCTTTGGGCAATATCCTAGGTGGCTGGCTTACCGACC
This Hymenobacter sp. GOD-10R DNA region includes the following protein-coding sequences:
- a CDS encoding MFS transporter, with the protein product MKSKLALVPLTLGGLGIGMTEFVMMGILPDIAHAMHISIPTAGHFISAYALGVVVGAPLLVALTGKLPPKQILALLMGLFALGNGLSVFAPSYGIMLLTRFISGLPHGAFFGVGAVVAGRLATPGKEAQAVSIMFAGLTIANIIGVPIGTYLGHNFSWRIPFVLIVVVALVTVVSVRRLLPDLPAKNTRLQDEFHAFTKLEPWMIIAITVLGNGGFFAWFSYIVPLFTEVAGFSNNAVTFLMVLAGVGMALGNILGGWLTDRMSPLRATTWLLMAMTTALLVIPIAAHHQIPTILMTILTGGLAFSTAAPIQMLMIRAAKGSEMLASSLSQSGFNTGNALGAYLGGLPIAAGLGYTSPELVGAVMVAGGILFCIGLILKRRKQVQQLELVAG
- a CDS encoding geranylgeranyl reductase family protein, whose product is MREVDICILGAGPGGATAALHLANAGHRCLLVDRATFPRDKICGDALSGKVIMELRRIGADLPGKLAASPMQVPAWGIDFFAPNGRRLSIPFKPTTGGTTDVVGHVAKRLDFDNFLIEEVRRRPEIELLEGVDIVRHECTKEGRWDLGTADGAVEISAKLLLVANGAQSAFARQIAGHALEPAHHCAGLRTYYQGVTGMNAENFIELHFLEEFLPGYLWIFPLPNGQANVGVGMLTEAVSSKKVNLRERLNEMLVTHPALKNRFANAERLGPVRGFGLPLGSKRRMLSGEGYMLLGDAGSLIDPFTGEGISHAMVSGRHAADWAAKALAAQDVTPSFLRQYDAAVYRRLGQELRLSHAMQRLLNYPWLFNFIANRATNNPTLAATLSSMFVDLDLRERLRQPSFYLKLLFGGKL
- the fabG gene encoding 3-oxoacyl-[acyl-carrier-protein] reductase encodes the protein MTKMLDGKTALVTGASKGIGRAIAAHFAQLGANVAFTYLSSVEKGQQLEQELAAYGTKIKGFRSDASDYAQAEKLVDDVVAEFGKLDILVNNAGITQDGLLMRMSEQQWDQVLNVNLKSVFNLTKAATKPMMRAKAGSIINMTSVVGIKGNAGQANYAASKAGIIGFTKSVALELGSRNIRCNAIAPGFIETEMTGALDPKQVDEWRKAIPLKRGGSPEDVAKATAFLASDDSAYITGQVLQVDGGMLT
- the lpdA gene encoding dihydrolipoyl dehydrogenase is translated as MALQYDLVVIGSGPGGYVAAIRASQLGLKVGVVERESLGGICLNWGCIPTKALLKSAQVFEYMNHASDYGLKVEGASYDFGAVIQRSRGVADGMSKGINFLFKKNKIETVSGVGKLLAPGKVEVTKADGSKETVEAKHIILATGARSRELPAMPIDDKKIIGYRKAMTLEQMPKRLVVVGSGAIGVEFAYFYRSMGSEVTVVEFLPRIVPIEDEEVSKQMEKSFTKMGIKVLTSAEVTKVDTSGPGCKVTIKTAQGDQQIDCDVVLSAAGVVTNIENIGLEELGIKTERGRVIVDDFYRTNVPGIYAIGDIIPGPALAHVASAEGIICVEAITGHHPEPLNYQNIPGCTYASPEIASVGLTEAEAKKQGYDVLVGKFPFSASGKASAGGVKDGFVKVIFDKKYGEWLGAHMIGSNVTEMIAEVVVARKLETTGHEIIKAVHPHPTMSEAIMEAAAAAYGEVIHL